From a region of the Candidatus Pelagibacter sp. FZCC0015 genome:
- the fabZ gene encoding 3-hydroxyacyl-ACP dehydratase FabZ, translating to MITKLNKNQIRDLLPHREPMLLIDELYDIQKLSSATAIVNVKKDSFFVQGHFPDNPVMPGVLIVESFGQAAAALTAHGLDRSTYEDKLVFLMGVEKARFRNPVIPDCKLVLKIEAIRSHGRVWKYKGEAFVDEKKMADAIWSATIVDKK from the coding sequence ATGATAACAAAATTAAATAAAAACCAGATACGTGATTTGTTGCCTCATCGTGAGCCTATGCTTTTAATTGATGAGCTTTATGATATTCAAAAATTATCTTCAGCAACAGCTATTGTGAATGTAAAAAAAGATAGTTTTTTTGTTCAAGGACATTTTCCTGACAATCCAGTTATGCCTGGTGTATTAATAGTTGAGTCATTTGGTCAAGCCGCTGCAGCACTTACAGCTCATGGATTGGATAGATCAACATATGAAGATAAATTAGTTTTTTTAATGGGTGTTGAAAAAGCTAGATTTAGAAATCCAGTTATACCAGACTGTAAACTTGTGCTTAAAATAGAAGCTATAAGGTCTCATGGTAGAGTTTGGAAATACAAAGGTGAGGCTTTTGTTGACGAAAAAAAAATGGCTGATGCTATATGGTCAGCAACTATTGTTGACAAGAAATAA
- the lpxD gene encoding UDP-3-O-(3-hydroxymyristoyl)glucosamine N-acyltransferase → MLNPFFKNYGPLKISQIIKHLKLNTNILNEDCEIQDIKDLLSSTQYDLTFFHSKKYKDIAKNTKASFCLTTQALKNELPLTCKAIVVDNVLVSISKITSIFYPDAVNDDFDDKAIYSDKTEFKDKVKFGTNILIGKNVSIGNNCKIGHNTIIEKNVIIGDDCSIGSNNIIRNAILKNNVKILDNCVIGKHGFGFFPSKEKNVRYPHIGIVLINENCEIGCGATIDRGSMSNTVIGRNTYLDNQIHIAHNVKIGENSIIAGQVGIAGSSIIGDNVKIGGQAGISGHLKIGNNVEIGGGSGVIRDVPDNTKVMGYPAKNIREFLRENK, encoded by the coding sequence ATGCTAAACCCATTCTTTAAAAATTATGGACCGTTAAAAATTTCTCAAATAATTAAACATTTAAAACTTAATACTAATATTTTAAATGAAGATTGTGAAATACAAGATATTAAGGATTTGTTAAGTTCAACACAGTATGATTTAACCTTTTTTCACTCTAAAAAGTACAAAGATATCGCAAAAAATACTAAAGCCTCATTTTGTTTAACTACTCAAGCACTTAAAAATGAATTACCACTAACTTGTAAGGCTATAGTTGTTGATAATGTTTTGGTTTCAATATCAAAAATTACATCTATTTTTTACCCTGATGCGGTAAACGATGATTTTGATGATAAAGCTATATATTCAGATAAAACTGAATTTAAGGATAAGGTTAAATTTGGTACGAATATTTTAATTGGAAAAAATGTTTCAATTGGCAATAATTGTAAGATTGGACATAACACAATAATAGAAAAAAATGTAATCATTGGAGATGATTGTTCTATTGGATCTAATAATATTATTAGGAATGCTATATTAAAAAATAATGTAAAAATTTTAGACAATTGTGTAATCGGTAAACATGGTTTTGGTTTTTTTCCATCTAAAGAAAAAAATGTGCGATATCCTCATATAGGTATAGTTTTAATTAATGAAAATTGTGAAATAGGATGTGGTGCCACTATAGATAGGGGTTCGATGTCAAATACAGTCATTGGTAGAAATACTTATTTAGATAATCAGATACATATTGCACATAATGTTAAAATTGGTGAAAATTCAATTATTGCAGGACAAGTAGGTATAGCTGGAAGCTCGATAATTGGTGATAATGTTAAAATTGGTGGTCAAGCAGGAATATCTGGGCATCTAAAAATTGGTAATAATGTTGAAATCGGTGGAGGCTCAGGTGTAATTAGAGATGTTCCTGACAATACTAAGGTAATGGGGTATCCAGCAAAAAATATTAGAGAATTTTTAAGGGAAAATAAATGA
- the lpxA gene encoding acyl-ACP--UDP-N-acetylglucosamine O-acyltransferase — MIHKTAIVDANAKISKNVKIGPYSVVGPNVEIDEKTEIYSHVNITGNTKIGKNNKIYPFASIGNDPQDLKFQGEETKLVIGNNNKIREYVTINPGTKGGGGLTKVGDNCLFMVSAHIAHDCFVGNNVILANNVPLGGHAFIDDGAIIGGNSAVQQFTRVGKSAMIGGMCGVVRDIIPYGIAHGNRSVLKGLNLIGLRRKNIPNKDIILLNEAYKEIFKNENLTENLSNLSKEFKNNELVVEVINFIEKDKKRPICTPFSK, encoded by the coding sequence ATGATTCATAAAACAGCTATAGTTGACGCGAATGCTAAAATTTCTAAAAATGTAAAAATTGGCCCTTATTCAGTTGTAGGTCCAAATGTTGAAATAGATGAAAAAACAGAAATTTATTCACATGTTAATATTACAGGTAATACAAAAATTGGAAAAAATAATAAAATTTATCCATTTGCCTCAATAGGGAATGATCCACAGGATTTAAAATTCCAAGGTGAAGAAACAAAATTAGTGATTGGTAATAATAATAAAATTAGAGAATATGTTACTATTAATCCAGGTACAAAAGGAGGTGGAGGGTTAACAAAAGTTGGAGATAATTGCTTATTCATGGTTTCAGCACACATAGCTCATGATTGTTTTGTTGGTAATAATGTTATTCTAGCTAACAATGTGCCATTAGGAGGCCATGCATTTATAGATGATGGAGCTATTATAGGTGGTAATTCAGCTGTTCAGCAATTTACGCGAGTAGGTAAATCAGCAATGATTGGCGGTATGTGCGGTGTGGTAAGAGATATTATTCCTTATGGTATAGCACATGGAAACAGAAGTGTTTTAAAAGGATTAAATTTAATTGGTTTGAGAAGAAAAAATATACCAAATAAAGACATAATATTACTCAATGAAGCTTATAAAGAGATTTTTAAAAATGAAAATTTAACAGAGAATTTAAGTAACTTATCCAAGGAATTTAAGAATAATGAATTAGTTGTAGAAGTCATTAATTTTATAGAAAAGGATAAGAAAAGACCAATTTGTACTCCGTTTTCAAAATAA
- the lpxI gene encoding UDP-2,3-diacylglucosamine diphosphatase LpxI domain-containing protein (LpxI, functionally equivalent to LpxH, replaces it in LPS biosynthesis in a minority of bacteria.): MIGLFLGDTDFSDIVLSKIKRLKKKYFIIDFSKNNKFQKDENSFRISIGKFGSIINLIKKKKCKKVLFAGKISKPNFSSLRLDLKGIYYMPSVIRAAKIGDAAIIKSIIKILKNEEIRVISSIFFNPELSLKKGNFTKLKPNKQDLISIKKAKAYFNKTKSLDHVQALVVKEGKILAKEGREGTKKMLSKLKKNSDGILIKLPKKKQDLRMDLPTIGLETFIDIKKYGLRGVVLQSKKNIFLDKIECIKFANKNKIFINII, translated from the coding sequence ATGATAGGCTTATTTTTAGGTGACACTGATTTCTCAGATATAGTTCTCAGTAAAATAAAGAGATTAAAAAAAAAATATTTTATAATTGACTTTTCAAAAAATAATAAATTTCAAAAAGATGAAAATTCTTTCAGAATTAGTATTGGAAAATTTGGATCAATTATTAACTTAATTAAAAAAAAAAAATGCAAAAAAGTTTTGTTTGCAGGAAAGATTTCTAAGCCTAATTTTTCTTCTTTAAGATTAGATTTAAAGGGAATTTATTATATGCCAAGTGTAATTAGAGCAGCTAAAATAGGCGATGCTGCTATAATCAAATCAATAATAAAAATCTTAAAAAATGAAGAAATTAGAGTTATTAGCTCGATATTTTTTAATCCTGAGCTTTCATTAAAAAAAGGAAATTTCACTAAACTAAAACCCAATAAACAAGACCTTATTTCTATAAAAAAAGCCAAAGCTTATTTTAATAAAACAAAAAGTTTAGACCATGTCCAGGCCCTAGTTGTTAAAGAAGGTAAAATTTTAGCTAAAGAGGGAAGAGAGGGAACAAAAAAAATGCTATCAAAATTAAAGAAAAATTCAGATGGAATTTTAATAAAACTACCAAAAAAGAAACAAGATTTAAGAATGGATCTACCAACAATTGGACTAGAGACTTTTATTGATATTAAAAAATATGGATTACGAGGTGTTGTTTTACAATCTAAAAAAAATATTTTTTTAGATAAAATTGAATGCATTAAATTTGCTAATAAAAACAAGATTTTTATTAATATTATATGA
- the lpxB gene encoding lipid-A-disaccharide synthase → MKKIFILTGEPSGDKLASTVIAKLKSQNPDIEYLSVGGNHLKKLGISTIFNLSEITYLGFTSILLNIFKIRNKINQTVNEIIKFNPDILFSVDSPDFTMRVAERVKKINNNIKIIHYVAPQVWIWRKNRVKKIKKYIDHILLLFDFEKKYFDEENIKNTFVGHPLIENNQDNKKIIENIIPKDKKIISIFPGSRKSETDALLNILIDFIKLMNKRHNDFYFYFHATDENKNLILSEIKKFNIENVDVVSDESIKSKILSNSVFAVSKSGTVSLQISSSNIPSIIIYKLSFINFMIFKMLVNVKFANIINIINNREVIPELLQNECNADEIYKSVIYLLKNPDLIKKQLSDCSKTLEGIRSKTSSSEEACLVLINYLT, encoded by the coding sequence ATGAAAAAAATATTTATACTAACTGGTGAACCTTCTGGAGACAAATTAGCTTCAACAGTTATTGCAAAGTTAAAATCTCAAAATCCCGATATTGAATATTTATCTGTAGGTGGAAATCACTTAAAAAAACTAGGAATCAGTACTATTTTTAATTTAAGTGAAATAACTTATCTAGGTTTTACCAGTATTTTACTCAATATATTTAAAATCAGAAATAAAATTAATCAAACTGTTAATGAAATTATTAAATTTAATCCTGATATACTGTTTTCCGTTGACAGCCCTGATTTTACTATGCGAGTAGCCGAAAGAGTAAAAAAAATTAATAATAACATTAAAATAATTCACTATGTAGCTCCTCAAGTTTGGATATGGAGAAAAAATAGAGTTAAAAAAATTAAAAAATATATTGATCATATTCTTCTTTTATTTGACTTTGAAAAAAAATATTTTGATGAAGAAAATATTAAAAATACTTTTGTAGGACACCCGTTAATTGAGAATAATCAAGATAATAAAAAAATTATTGAAAATATAATTCCTAAAGATAAAAAAATTATATCAATTTTCCCTGGAAGTAGAAAATCAGAAACAGACGCATTATTAAATATTTTAATTGATTTTATAAAACTAATGAACAAAAGACACAATGATTTTTATTTCTACTTTCACGCAACCGATGAAAATAAAAATTTAATTTTGTCTGAAATTAAAAAATTTAATATTGAAAATGTAGATGTGGTTTCAGACGAAAGTATTAAATCTAAAATTTTATCTAATTCAGTTTTTGCTGTATCTAAATCTGGCACAGTTTCACTGCAAATTTCTAGCTCAAATATACCTTCTATAATTATTTATAAACTCAGTTTTATAAATTTTATGATATTTAAAATGTTAGTTAATGTTAAATTTGCAAATATAATTAATATTATCAATAATCGTGAGGTTATTCCTGAATTGTTACAAAATGAATGCAATGCTGATGAAATCTATAAATCTGTAATTTATCTTTTAAAAAACCCTGACCTTATAAAAAAACAATTATCTGATTGTTCAAAAACATTAGAAGGAATTAGATCTAAAACTTCTTCTTCTGAAGAGGCTTGTTTAGTTTTAATAAATTACCTTACCTAG
- the gltX gene encoding glutamate--tRNA ligase → MSKVATRFAPSPTGALHIGGVRTALFNWLFSKNQKGTFHLRIEDTDKERSKEEHKIQIIKSLKWIGIEHDGDEYIQSQKIEDHIKIANELLQKGNAYKCYCSAEEIEEQKKRARQKKMPYIYNRKWRDADEKEAPKDIKPVIRFKSKIEGNSKLKDLVQGDVEIVNNTIEDFIILRNDGTPTYNLSATVDDHQMGMTHIIRGDDHKINTFKQIQIYQAMGWDVPEFAHIPLIHTIEGKKLSKRDNASTLDDYSKIGIMPDALRNYLLRLGWSYQDKEIFTLNESIEYFNLEGIGKSPSKLDMSRILSMNEHYIKTINENDLYQNLFEYCKIYKKEIKKDKETKIKSSLSFLKNKAKTLEDIYNNSKFIINDEVNFNEDDFKLIDDKAKKIISEFIKKLSSISNINKEDLEPVVNNLIKTNNTNFKGVGQPIRIALTGSKFGPGLYDMVIALGKEEVLKRLGKVIY, encoded by the coding sequence ATGTCTAAAGTAGCAACACGTTTTGCGCCTTCCCCTACTGGAGCTCTTCATATTGGTGGGGTTAGAACTGCATTATTTAATTGGTTGTTCTCTAAAAATCAAAAAGGAACTTTTCACCTAAGAATAGAAGATACTGATAAAGAAAGATCCAAAGAGGAACACAAAATACAAATTATTAAATCATTAAAGTGGATAGGCATTGAGCATGATGGTGATGAATATATTCAGTCGCAAAAAATAGAAGATCACATTAAAATTGCTAATGAATTATTACAAAAAGGTAATGCATATAAATGTTACTGCTCTGCTGAAGAGATAGAGGAGCAAAAAAAAAGAGCTAGGCAAAAAAAGATGCCATATATTTATAATAGAAAATGGCGAGATGCCGATGAAAAAGAAGCTCCTAAAGACATTAAACCTGTAATTAGATTTAAAAGCAAAATAGAAGGAAATTCTAAACTTAAAGATCTAGTTCAAGGAGATGTTGAGATTGTAAATAATACAATAGAAGACTTTATAATTTTAAGAAATGATGGAACACCAACTTACAACTTATCTGCAACTGTTGACGATCATCAAATGGGAATGACTCACATAATCAGAGGAGATGATCATAAAATAAATACTTTTAAACAAATACAAATATATCAAGCAATGGGTTGGGATGTTCCTGAATTTGCTCACATTCCATTAATTCATACAATTGAAGGTAAAAAACTGTCAAAAAGAGATAATGCCTCGACTTTGGATGATTACTCGAAAATAGGTATAATGCCTGATGCATTAAGAAATTATTTACTTAGACTTGGATGGTCATATCAAGACAAAGAAATATTTACTCTGAATGAGAGCATTGAATACTTTAATTTAGAAGGTATTGGCAAATCACCATCAAAACTAGATATGAGTAGAATATTATCAATGAATGAGCACTATATAAAAACAATCAACGAAAACGATCTTTATCAAAACCTATTTGAGTATTGCAAAATTTATAAAAAAGAAATTAAAAAGGACAAGGAAACGAAAATTAAATCCTCATTATCTTTTTTGAAAAATAAGGCCAAAACCTTGGAAGACATATATAATAATTCAAAGTTTATTATCAATGATGAAGTTAACTTCAATGAGGATGATTTTAAATTGATTGATGATAAAGCAAAAAAAATAATTTCTGAATTTATTAAAAAATTATCATCTATATCAAATATAAATAAAGAGGATTTAGAGCCTGTAGTAAATAATTTGATTAAAACAAATAATACAAATTTTAAAGGTGTTGGTCAGCCTATACGGATTGCTTTGACAGGATCAAAATTTGGTCCTGGTTTATATGATATGGTTATAGCTCTTGGCAAAGAGGAGGTATTAAAGAGGCTAGGTAAGGTAATTTATTAA
- the lexA gene encoding transcriptional repressor LexA, translated as MLTKKQKNLLLFINKKLRSSGVSPSYEEMKQSLNLKSKSGIHRLISALEERGFIKRLAHKARALEVIKLPETASANDIYNSFSPSVIKGGLDEEQTTSDEVEVPVLGKIAAGTPVEAIQNEVSRIPLPNNLEKNGDYFGLKVQGDSMIDAGIHEGDTVIIKRTDTADNGKIVVALIDEHEAMLKRIRKKGKVVALESANRNYETKIFGPDRVKVQGVLVSLYRNF; from the coding sequence ATGCTAACAAAAAAACAAAAAAACCTACTTTTATTTATCAACAAGAAGTTGAGAAGTTCAGGTGTATCTCCTTCTTATGAGGAGATGAAACAATCTCTTAATTTAAAATCTAAATCAGGAATTCACAGATTAATTAGTGCTTTAGAGGAAAGAGGTTTTATTAAAAGATTAGCTCACAAAGCAAGAGCTTTGGAGGTAATTAAATTACCAGAAACAGCTTCTGCAAATGATATTTATAATAGCTTTTCACCAAGTGTAATTAAAGGTGGTTTAGATGAAGAACAAACTACTTCTGACGAAGTAGAAGTGCCAGTACTTGGAAAAATTGCTGCAGGAACACCTGTTGAAGCTATACAAAATGAAGTTTCTAGAATTCCTCTACCAAATAATTTAGAAAAAAATGGTGATTACTTTGGATTAAAAGTTCAAGGTGACTCTATGATAGATGCGGGCATTCATGAGGGTGATACTGTTATTATTAAAAGAACTGATACTGCTGATAACGGTAAAATTGTCGTTGCTTTAATAGATGAGCATGAGGCAATGTTAAAAAGAATTCGAAAAAAAGGTAAAGTTGTAGCCCTTGAAAGTGCTAATAGAAACTATGAAACTAAGATTTTTGGTCCTGATAGAGTAAAAGTTCAAGGAGTTTTAGTATCTTTATATAGAAACTTCTAA
- a CDS encoding indole-3-glycerol phosphate synthase TrpC, translated as MSENILQNIIQKKIEKVDKLKKSLDLKTLDELINNNNSYINFKEKIENNIKNNKTSIIAEIKKASPSAGIIIDDYNPVDIAQIYLNNKATCLSVLTEEDYFLGNLIHISKIKDKINLPVLCKDFFIDKFQIPLAKSYGADAILIILAGVSDDLASELYDEALKYNMSVIVEVHTVEEAKKALNFKDALIGINNRNLKTLKTDINTTYDIYDVVKSHNGPLISESGIKNKEELLELNNKTSINTFLIGESLLKNLDKNSIFSVL; from the coding sequence ATGTCTGAAAATATACTTCAAAATATCATTCAAAAAAAAATTGAAAAAGTTGATAAATTAAAAAAATCCTTAGATCTTAAAACTTTGGATGAATTAATTAATAATAACAACAGCTATATTAATTTTAAAGAGAAAATAGAAAATAATATAAAAAATAATAAAACTTCAATTATTGCTGAAATTAAAAAAGCAAGTCCTTCAGCGGGTATAATAATTGATGATTATAATCCTGTAGATATTGCTCAGATTTATTTAAATAATAAAGCAACTTGTCTTTCGGTTTTAACTGAAGAAGATTATTTTTTAGGAAATTTAATTCACATAAGCAAAATAAAAGATAAAATAAATTTACCTGTATTGTGTAAGGATTTTTTTATCGATAAATTTCAAATACCTTTAGCAAAAAGTTATGGTGCAGATGCTATTTTAATTATTTTGGCTGGGGTTTCAGATGATCTTGCGTCTGAATTATATGATGAGGCTTTGAAATATAATATGTCTGTTATAGTTGAAGTTCATACAGTGGAAGAAGCAAAAAAAGCATTAAATTTTAAAGATGCATTAATTGGAATAAACAATAGAAATTTAAAAACACTTAAAACTGATATAAATACAACTTATGATATTTATGATGTTGTAAAAAGTCACAATGGTCCTTTAATATCTGAAAGTGGAATAAAGAATAAAGAGGAACTACTAGAACTAAACAACAAAACATCAATTAACACTTTTTTAATTGGTGAATCACTTTTAAAAAACTTAGATAAAAATTCTATCTTTTCAGTTTTATAG
- the trpD gene encoding anthranilate phosphoribosyltransferase, producing MDQILEKLKNKQDLTFEESKTAFEILMTGKASDNEIFDFLTLLSEKGEVSDEIAGGVFVLREKSKRVNVSDCIDTCGTGGDGMNTLNISTASALLLASMGTKVAKHGNKAVSSKCGSGDVLEALKIKIDLEPEDIEKEINTNNFGFMFAPNYHSAMRFVGPVRKKIGKRTIFNMIGPLSNPALVERQVVGVFDKKLLKIFAEGLKNLNLKFAWIVNSEDGLDEISPYAITNVIQLKDDQISEIKIDPNALGVNADNFKNLVGDDAKFNADKMIEIFKGEDNDFSKAVCLNAAAGLIVGEKFSDFSEAYNYTREFILSGKSFLHLEKIQNV from the coding sequence ATGGATCAAATTTTAGAAAAACTTAAAAATAAACAAGATTTAACTTTTGAAGAAAGTAAAACTGCTTTTGAAATATTAATGACAGGAAAAGCCAGTGATAATGAAATTTTTGACTTTTTAACTTTGCTGTCTGAAAAAGGTGAAGTTTCAGATGAAATAGCTGGTGGAGTTTTTGTTCTGAGAGAAAAATCAAAACGAGTAAATGTAAGTGATTGTATTGATACTTGTGGTACTGGCGGTGATGGTATGAATACCCTCAATATTTCAACTGCTTCTGCCCTACTTTTAGCTAGTATGGGTACAAAAGTTGCTAAGCATGGCAATAAAGCTGTTTCCTCGAAATGTGGGTCCGGTGATGTTTTAGAAGCTCTTAAAATTAAAATTGATTTAGAACCTGAGGACATAGAAAAAGAAATTAATACCAACAATTTTGGTTTTATGTTTGCACCAAATTATCATAGTGCGATGAGATTTGTAGGACCCGTAAGAAAGAAAATTGGAAAAAGAACCATTTTTAATATGATTGGTCCATTAAGTAATCCAGCACTTGTTGAAAGGCAAGTTGTAGGAGTTTTTGATAAAAAGTTATTAAAAATTTTTGCAGAAGGACTTAAAAATTTAAATTTAAAATTTGCTTGGATAGTAAATAGCGAGGATGGATTAGATGAAATATCTCCATATGCAATCACTAATGTTATTCAATTAAAAGATGATCAAATATCTGAAATAAAAATAGATCCAAATGCTTTAGGGGTTAATGCAGATAATTTTAAAAATCTAGTGGGTGATGATGCAAAATTTAATGCTGATAAGATGATTGAAATATTTAAAGGTGAAGATAATGATTTTTCAAAAGCAGTTTGTTTAAATGCTGCAGCGGGGTTAATTGTTGGAGAAAAATTTTCGGACTTTTCTGAAGCATATAATTACACAAGAGAATTTATCCTTTCTGGTAAAAGCTTTTTACATCTAGAAAAAATTCAAAATGTCTGA
- a CDS encoding anthranilate synthase component II gives MKVLLIDNYDSFTFNLYHYISSLNVKVDVVRNDKINSKEIIKKKYDKIVISPGPGNPNQSGNCIKILNSLYKELPFLGVCLGHQIIGQVFGSKIVQARKLMHGKTSKIKSKKIGILKNLPNIFEATRYHSLVIDKKTLSKDLEITAETEDGIIMGVQHKKFNIHGVQFHPESIKTKFGMKILKNFINN, from the coding sequence ATGAAAGTATTGTTAATAGATAATTATGATAGTTTTACTTTTAATTTGTATCACTATATCTCCTCATTAAATGTTAAAGTTGATGTAGTTAGAAATGATAAAATTAATTCTAAAGAAATCATTAAAAAGAAATATGATAAAATTGTTATTTCACCAGGACCAGGCAACCCAAATCAATCTGGCAATTGTATTAAAATATTGAATTCATTATACAAAGAATTACCTTTTTTAGGAGTATGTTTAGGTCATCAGATAATTGGACAAGTTTTTGGATCAAAAATTGTTCAAGCAAGAAAGTTAATGCATGGCAAAACAAGCAAAATTAAATCCAAAAAAATCGGTATTTTAAAAAACCTCCCAAATATATTTGAAGCTACCAGATACCATAGTTTGGTAATTGATAAAAAAACCTTATCAAAAGATCTAGAGATTACAGCAGAGACAGAAGATGGGATTATAATGGGTGTACAACATAAAAAATTTAATATTCATGGTGTACAATTCCATCCTGAAAGTATTAAAACTAAGTTTGGAATGAAAATTCTTAAAAACTTTATTAACAATTAA
- the trpE gene encoding anthranilate synthase component I, protein MINRSFKEFKFRHRSKKNQIIFTKKKVKNDEEVLNLIDNFLEEKNSFIFESVEKGKIKGRYTIFGKNPDKIWEFNNNNSYLIQTNKKRKLNDKPNKLIEKIIEDFKFETPKNLPNICSLISGYFSYDSIRYIEKIPNNCKNDLNLPDVRLLRPRTLVIHDNLKKEIFYISNIFKDEKIKNYKNKYEEIKSDLFKLLIQSSIKNIDKKIIQKSKNIKVKSNTSKNKFLSMVNKAKKYIKLGDIFQVVLSQRFEAKLTKKPLDIYKKLRVTNPSPFMFFFNFNDFQIIGASPEILVRLRDNKITVRPIAGTRPRGKTKKEDLFYEKDLLKDKKELSEHLMLLDLGRNDAGKVSKINSVKVTESFIIERYSHVMHIVSNVIGEYNKKFSKFKSLLAGFPAGTVSGAPKIRAMEIIDELETTKRKVYAGGIGYFSANGEFDTCIALRTAVAKNKKFYVQAGAGIVADSKPKNEYEETVNKAKALINALR, encoded by the coding sequence ATTATTAATCGAAGCTTCAAAGAATTTAAGTTTCGACACAGAAGCAAAAAAAATCAAATTATCTTTACTAAAAAGAAAGTAAAAAATGATGAGGAAGTATTAAACCTAATAGATAATTTCCTAGAGGAAAAAAATAGTTTTATATTTGAGTCAGTAGAAAAAGGTAAAATCAAAGGTAGATATACAATATTTGGTAAAAATCCCGATAAAATTTGGGAATTTAATAATAATAATTCTTATCTAATTCAAACAAATAAAAAAAGGAAATTAAATGATAAGCCAAATAAATTAATTGAAAAAATCATTGAAGATTTCAAATTTGAAACTCCCAAAAATTTACCTAACATTTGCTCATTAATCTCTGGATATTTTTCTTATGATTCAATCAGATACATAGAAAAAATTCCAAATAATTGTAAAAACGATCTTAATTTGCCAGATGTAAGGCTTCTACGTCCAAGAACTTTAGTCATTCATGATAATTTAAAAAAAGAAATTTTTTACATATCTAATATTTTTAAAGATGAAAAAATTAAAAATTATAAAAATAAATATGAAGAAATTAAATCTGATTTATTTAAATTACTCATTCAGTCATCAATCAAAAATATTGATAAAAAAATAATCCAAAAATCAAAAAATATAAAAGTGAAATCTAACACCTCAAAAAATAAATTTTTATCAATGGTTAATAAGGCAAAAAAATATATTAAATTAGGAGATATTTTTCAGGTTGTTTTAAGCCAAAGATTTGAGGCAAAATTAACAAAGAAACCATTAGATATTTATAAAAAACTAAGAGTAACGAACCCTTCTCCTTTTATGTTTTTCTTCAATTTTAACGATTTTCAAATAATAGGCGCAAGTCCTGAAATACTTGTGAGACTTAGGGATAATAAAATTACTGTAAGACCAATTGCAGGAACTAGACCAAGGGGCAAAACTAAAAAAGAAGATCTGTTTTATGAAAAAGACCTTCTTAAAGATAAAAAAGAACTTTCAGAGCATTTGATGTTACTTGATTTGGGTAGAAATGATGCTGGTAAAGTCTCAAAGATAAATTCGGTAAAAGTTACAGAAAGCTTCATTATTGAAAGATATTCTCATGTTATGCATATAGTTTCAAATGTAATTGGGGAATATAATAAAAAATTTTCAAAATTTAAATCGCTCTTAGCTGGTTTTCCAGCAGGTACTGTTTCTGGGGCTCCAAAAATTAGAGCTATGGAAATTATAGATGAATTAGAAACAACAAAAAGAAAAGTTTATGCTGGTGGAATTGGATATTTTTCTGCAAATGGGGAATTTGATACATGCATAGCTTTAAGAACTGCAGTTGCTAAAAATAAAAAATTTTATGTACAAGCAGGTGCGGGTATAGTTGCAGACAGTAAACCTAAAAATGAATACGAGGAAACAGTTAATAAAGCGAAAGCTTTAATTAATGCTTTAAGATAA